In one window of Drosophila innubila isolate TH190305 chromosome 2L unlocalized genomic scaffold, UK_Dinn_1.0 4_B_2L, whole genome shotgun sequence DNA:
- the LOC117780401 gene encoding vacuolar protein sorting-associated protein 53 homolog has protein sequence MSESVVAEEVDVTSGQTMVNNKIQFSKEVKQVIDKVLKTDEQDPMDAPDFNTVDYINQIFPNEQSLATIDETIQRMQCEVSLIDDNIRSVVRGQTNTGQDGQLALCEAQKVISSLFSHIIDVKTRAERTEEMVKEITRDIKQLDCAKRNLTSAITTLNHLHMLVGGIESLNELIERRSYGEILNPLQAITEVNQHFQQYSDIEEIKNLSQSVDKIQVTLAQQITEDFKDAFASKPSSQHRLGLNQLGDACKVLSVLDAKVKKELLKWFIAQQLEEYMHLFHENQDIAWLDKIDKRYAWLKRHLLDFEDKYGAVFPLDWEVSERITVEFCRQTRQQLSQIMAKRTNEIDVRLLLFAINKTQAFEQLLSKRFTGVTLGATPAEQTRVLTLPTTAEAPLTITVFHDQIGQCFKTHLDIYIRSIDRNLSELLEKFIEMSKEPYKFAEAKTTVYPSSGDLFVFYKKCMVQCNQLSNEQPMYNLALVFKKYLREYASKVLEGSTPKLVPNSTSSSIGKSVSLLTRDMQNLSTAAGQVFHNFLKEGDTQRFARDDLVRICCVLTTGEYCLETVQQLEDKLKEKVTPAYVGKIDMSEEKDVFHRIISNCIQLLVQDLEAGCEASLQTMAKVQWQHISNVGDQSAFISSICSNFKQTVPTIRDTLASSRKYFTQFCHRFVAAFIPKFINVLYRCKLTLSDGSNNVLGCEQLLLDTHSLKSALLELPSVGSSVNRKAPTSYTKVVVKDMTRAEMIIKVVMTPVQPPAHFTQQVLKLLPDITIAEYQKILDMKAVKRVDQLQLIDLFKHTASAAAVSGLMDTPNSEEELPNASEAPANSTEDNESTAVSSTDSTTTTATASTSTPKRAFIFSVGSFTGSADKNADGSSQTGIRKLESLLKKRFP, from the exons ATGAGTGAGTCTGTGGTGGCAGAAGAGGTAGATGTCACTTCCGGGCAGACGATGGTTAACAACAAGATCCAGTTTTCCAAGGAAGTGAAGCAGGTTATCGACAAG GTACTGAAAACAGACGAACAGGATCCAATGGATGCGCCTGACTTCAACACTGTGGATTATATTAATCAGATCTTTCCCAATGAGCAATCGCTGGCAACAATTGATGAAACCATACAACGGATGCAGTGCGAAGTCTCCCTTATTGACGACAATATACGTTCGGTGGTGCGTGGTCAGACCAACACTGGACAGGATGGGCAACTGGCGCTGTGTGAGGCGCAAAAGGTGATCAGCTCCTTGTTCAGCCACATTATCGATGTGAAGACGCGCGCAGAGCGCACGGAGGAAATGGTAAAGGAAATAACCCGCGACATTAAACAGTTGGATTGCGCTAAGCGTAATCTGACGTCGGCCATTACTACGCTAAATCATCTGCATATGCTTGTGGGTGGCATTGAAAGTCTGAACGAGTTAATTGAAAGACGGTCCTATGGAGAGATCTTAAATCCACTGCAGGCCATCACCGAAGTCAACCAGCATTTCCAGCAGTACTCGGACATTGAAGAGATCAAG AATCTTTCCCAGAGCGTGGATAAAATTCAAGTGACTCTGGCGCAGCAAATTACGGAGGATTTTAAGGATGCTTTCGCCAGCAAGCCATCAAGTCAACACAGATTGGGTTTAAATCAGCTGGGAGATGCGTGCAAGGTGCTGTCCGTGCTGGATGCCAAGGTGAAGAAGGAGCTGCTCAAATGGTTTATAGCTCAACAGTTGGAGGAATACATGCATCTGTTTCACGAGAACCAGGACATTGCTTGGCTGGACAAAATCGATAAGCGTTATGCCTGGCTGAAGCGTCATCTTTTGGACTTTGAGGACAAGTACGGTGCTGTGTTCCCGTTGGATTGGGAGGTCTCTGAGCGCATCACTGTTGAGTTTTGTCGTCAGACGCGACAGCAGCTATCACAGATCATGGCCAAGCGAACCAATGAGATTGATGTGCGTCTGTTGCTCTTCGCCATCAACAAGACGCAGGCCTTTGAACAGCTGCTCTCCAAACGCTTTACGGGAGTCACTTTGGGTGCCACGCCAGCAGAGCAAACTCGCGTGCTCACGTTACCAACGACAGCAGAGGCACCGCTCACGATAACCGTCTTCCATGACCAGATTGGTCAGTGCTTCAAGACGCATCTGGATATTTATATACGCAGTATAGATCGCAATCTCTCTGAGCTGCTGGAAAAGTTTATTGAGATGTCCAAGGAGCCCTACAAGTTCGCTGAGGCGAAAACCACTGTCTATCCCAGCTCGGGTGATCTCTTTGTCTTCTACAAAAAGTGCATGGTCCAGTGCAATCAACTGAGTAACGAACAGCCTATGTACAATCTGGCGCTGGTCTTCAAAAAGTATCTACGGGAATATGCCTCCAAGGTACTCGAGGGAAGCACGCCTAAGCTGGTTCCCAACAGTACCAGTAGTTCCATTGGCAAAAGCGTCTCTTTGTTAACTAGAGACATGCAAAATCTCTCCACGGCTGCCGGACAAGTGTTCCACAACTTCCTCAAGGAGGGCGACACTCAGCGTTTTGCACGCGATGATCTGGTGCGCATTTGTTGTGTTCTGACCACCGGTGAGTATTGCCTGGAGACGGTGCAGCAACTGGAGGATAAACTAAAGGAGAAAGTGACTCCTGCGTATGTCGGCAAGATTGATATGAGCGAGGAGAAGGATGTATTCCATCG CATTATTTCCAATTGCATCCAACTGCTCGTACAGGATTTGGAAGCGGGATGTGAGGCTTCGTTGCAGACCATGGCCAAAGTGCAGTGGCAGCACATCAGCAATGTGGGTGATCAGAGCGCCTTCATCAGCAGCATTTGCAGTAATTTTAAGCAAACGGTGCCCACAATTCGAGACACACTCGCCAGTTCTCGCAAATATTTCACACAGTTTTGTCATCGCTTTGTGGCCGCCTTTATTCCTAAGTTTATCAATGTGCTGTATAGGTGCAAGTTGACGCTGTCGGATGGCTCCAATAATGTTCTCGGCTgtgagcagctgctgctggacACGCACTCGCTGAAATCGGCGTTGTTGGAGCTGCCCTCGGTGGGTTCAAGTGTCAATCGCAAGGCACCCACTAGCTACACCAAAGTGGTTGTTAAAGATATGACGCGAGCCGAAATGATAATCAAAGTGGTCATGACGCCAGTGCAACCACCGGCTCATTTCACTCAACAAGTGCTAAAATTGCTACCGGATATTACGATAGCCGAGTATCAGAAAATACTCGACATGAAGGCGGTGAAGCGCGTGGATCAACTGCAGTTGATCGATCTCTTCAAGCACACGGCCTCAGCGGCAGCAGTCAGCGGTCTAATGGACACACCAAATAGCGAAGAGGAACTGCCAAATGCGAGTGAAGCTCCTGCAAACTCTACTGAGGATAACGAGAGTACAGCTGTCTCATCTACGGattcgacaacaacaacagcaactgcatcAACTTCCACGCCCAAACGTGCCTTCATCTTCAGCGTTGGCAGTTTTACGGGCAGCGCGGATAAAAATGCCGATGGCAGTTCTCAGACTGGCATACGCAAGCTGGAGAGTCTACTTAAGAAACGGTTTCCCTAG
- the LOC117782204 gene encoding probable DNA replication complex GINS protein PSF2 yields MDPSTIEFIGEKCMISIIPNFSNEPLHLIYGSVGPFRAGFPVFVPLWLAAHLRKQQKCRIVPPEWMELETLEEIKEEEKRSKFFTKMPSEHYMVVAQLVMSTAPDDVPRCEELRTVIKDIFDIRESKLRTSIDAFIKGEGTYAKLDNLTLLEIHSVRPILPYSLDHIARYQRIATASQRDTSMLGMNTTASGTGTGSMSNSFFTQ; encoded by the exons ATGGATCCATCAACAATAGAATTTATTGGCGAGAAATGCATGATTAGCATTATTCCAAATTTCTCCAATGAGCcgctgcatttaatttatggctCTGTGGGTCCATTCCGGGCCGGCTTTCCCGTGTTTGTGCCTCTTTGGCTGGCGGCTCATCTtcgaaagcaacaaaaatgccGCATTGTCCCGCCAGAATGGATGGAGCTGGAAACACTAGAAGAAATCAAGGAGGAAGAGAAGCGTTCCAA ATTCTTTACTAAGATGCCCAGCGAGCATTACATGGTTGTAGCACAATTGGTCATGAGCACGGCGCCGGATGATGTGCCGCGCTGCGAGGAGCTGCGCACTGTCATCAAGGATATATTCGACATACGTGAATCAAAGCTGCGCACCTCCATAGACGCATTCATTAAAGGCGAAGGCACCTATGCCAAGCTGGACAATTTAACCCTACTGGAAATACACAGTGTTCGACCAATTCTGCCATATTCCCTGGATCACATAGCGCGATATCAAAGAATCGCCACGGCATCCCAGCGGGATACTTCCATGCTGGGCATGAACACCACGGCCAGCGGCACGGGAACAGGCTCAATGAGCAACTCCTTTTTTACACAGTAA
- the LOC117782200 gene encoding zinc finger protein 771, with the protein MEQVCRACMTSSVALVDIFADQRAPSLADMLNECVDCEIKQDDQLPKKICLACICDVQAAFGFKRKCEKSHQVLSAKLNKAVNLEMTEKDIDLGCVKEEQEEFTSAEENQREYNSNMSSSSPINVPSDCNTNVNIQSELLNTENLELAEESIDLGCVKIEKDAVVATENVNNVSSATPVETSETQKVNEECQEAYKPNNKLPSNLKTESAPKRNQFQCPHCSKDFSQSSHLNAHIRTHTGERPYKCTHCPRAFSQASNLRKHLCIHSGERPFKCPHCSKAFTRHTDLQYHVSIHPGKQIHKCPHCTRYFIESAELEEHLRYHTGDRIYTCTECSKEFGYAWQLQRHIRTHTGKHPFKCPHCSKTCVDKGDLGRHIRSHTGERPHKCPHCPKAFTRAAYLKTHINTHS; encoded by the coding sequence ATGGAACAAGTTTGCCGTGCTTGCATGACTAGTTCCGTGGCACTAGTGGATATATTCGCCGATCAGAGAGCTCCTAGTCTGGCGGACATGCTGAACGAGTGCGTCGACTGTGAGATAAAACAAGACGACCAACTTCCAAAGAAAATATGCCTAGCGTGCATTTGTGATGTTCAAGCTGCATTTGGATTTAAGCGCAAGTGCGAGAAGAGCCACCAGGTGTTGAGCGCAAAGCTAAATAAAGCTGTAAATTTGGAAATGACAGAGAAAGACATAGACCTAGGTTGTGTGAAGGAGGAACAGGAGGAATTCACAAGTGCAGAAGAGAATCAAAGGGAATATAATTCCAATATGTCAAGTAGCAGTCCTATCAATGTTCCATCTGATTGCAATACGAATGTGAATATACAGTCTGAATTGCTTAATACAGAAAATTTGGAACTGGCGGAAGAAAGCATTGACTTAGGCTGCGTCAAGATTGAGAAGGATGCAGTCGTGGCTActgaaaatgtaaacaatgtaTCAAGTGCAACGCCAGTGGAAACTTCTGAGACACAGAAAGTCAATGAGGAGTGCCAGGAAGCCTATAAGCCGAATAATAAGCTACCATCTAATTTAAAGACTGAGTCTGCTCCCAAAAGAAATCAATTCCAATGTCCACACTGTTCAAAAGACTTTAGCCAAAGCTCGCATCTCAATGCGCACATTCGTACTCATACTGGTGAACGGCCATACAAATGTACACACTGTCCAAGAGCCTTTAGTCAGGCTTCAAATCTCCGTAAACATCTCTGCATTCATTCTGGCGAACGTCCATTTAAGTGTCCTCACTGTTCAAAAGCCTTTACTCGACACACGGATCTGCAATACCACGTCTCGATTCATCCAGGCAAACAAATCCACAAGTGTCCACACTGCACAAGATATTTTATAGAGAGCGCTGAGCTCGAGGAGCATTTACGTTATCACACAGGAGATCGAATTTACACTTGTACAGAGTGCTCCAAAGAGTTTGGCTATGCTTGGCAACTGCAGAGGCACATTCGAACGCACACCGGAAAGCATCCATTCAAGTGTCCCCACTGCTCAAAGACCTGTGTGGACAAGGGAGATCTAGGCAGACACATCCGATCCCACACCGGCGAGCGTCCGCACAAATGTCCACACTGTCCAAAGGCTTTCACCCGCGCTGCTTATCTTAAAACGCACATCAATACTCATAGCTAA
- the LOC117782203 gene encoding protein YIPF6 gives MDAKLDMFEDVNTSPSLEGDMSIPGKRTTTTTSQNGVPDYNTLDEPIRETVLRDIRAVGIKFYHVLYPKEKSSLLRDWDLWGPLVLCTFMATILQGSSSADSMSDNGPEFAQVFVIVWIGAAIVTLNSKLLGGNISFFQSVCVLGYCLTPVALSLIICRVILLSTQTRFLFFLRFVTTTLGFTWATYASFIFLGQSQPPHRKPLAVYPIFLFFFIISWLVLSHN, from the exons ATGGACGCCAAGTTAGAT ATGTTTGAGGACGTCAACACATCGCCCTCGCTGGAGGGTGACATGTCTATACCGGGCAAACggaccacaacaacaacatcacagAATGGAGTGCCAGATTACAATACGTTGGACGAACCAATTCGGGAAACAGTGCTGAGGGATATACGCGCCGTTGGCATCAAGTTCTATCATGTGCTCTATCCCAAAGAGAAGTCGAGTCTGCTGCGCGATT GGGATCTGTGGGGACCTTTGGTGCTGTGCACCTTTATGGCGACGATATTGCAAGGCTCCTCGTCCGCCGACAGCATGTCCGACAATGGCCCTGAATTCGCTCAagtctttgttattgtttggaTAGGTGCTGCCATTGTAACACTCAACTCCAAGCTGCTAGGTGGCAATAT CTCATTCTTCCAATCGGTTTGTGTGCTTGGCTATTGCCTCACTCCGGTGGCATTGTCTTTGATCATCTGTCGCGTCATCTTGTTGTCCACGCAGACacgttttcttttcttcttgcGCTTCGTCACCACAACACTCGGATTCACCTGGGCTACGTATG CATCCTTCATCTTTCTGGGTCAAAGTCAACCGCCACATCGCAAGCCGCTTGCCGTGTATCCAATTTTCCTGTTTTTCTTCATCATATCGTGGCTGGTTCTATCGCATAATTAA
- the LOC117782202 gene encoding fez family zinc finger protein 2-like isoform X2: MCQHAGCSFSTLRWDNLNRHIQRVHGVTKPRNENAEELKKEVIKVKPLHLEDPSSAVMDDEDLALIQSDEDPASMLSDEESASLLSDEIPTVFPAEDPSETIPTKNQTDVPKLNKVSKQKDKRIVKPRKNYKSGKSKFYECETCSYRTNRGYNIKRHIAKHGSTELELHVCVISGCGFSTPRWDNLCRHVKRVHSETATPTGDYW, translated from the exons ATGTGCCAGCATGCTGGCTGCTCATTTTCAACATTGCGTTGGGACAATCTAAACCGACACATACAAAGAGTACATGGAGTAACAAAGCCTAGAAACGAGAATGCAGAAGAATTGAAAAAGGAGGTAATCAAAGTAAAGCCATTACATTTGGAGGATCCATCATCAGCGGTGATGGATGATGAGGATTTAGCATTAATACAAAGTGATGAGGATCCAGCATCAATGCTAAGTGATGAGGAGTCGGCGTCATTGCTAAGTGATGAGATTCCAACTGTGTTTCCAGCTGAGGATCCTTCCGAAACAATCCCTACTAAAAACCAAACGGACGTACCAAAACTAAACAAGGTATCCAAACAGAAAGACAAGAGAATCGTTAAACCAAG aaaaaactacaaaagtggtaaaagcaaattttatgAATGTGAAACGTGCAGTTACCGCACAAATCGTGGCTATAACATTAAGAGACATATTGCCAAACATGGATCCACAGAATTAGAGCTACATGTGTGCGTAATCTCTGGTTGCGGCTTCTCAACTCCACGTTGGGATAATCTATGCAGACACGTTAAACGGGTTCATTCAGAGACTGCCACACCTACAGGGGACTATTGGTGA
- the LOC117782202 gene encoding uncharacterized protein LOC117782202 isoform X1, with amino-acid sequence MADPVRLIGAKKKPKSSKLYGCPQCSYKANRAYNVQRHQAKHFEKPPKELQHMCQHAGCSFSTLRWDNLNRHIQRVHGVTKPRNENAEELKKEVIKVKPLHLEDPSSAVMDDEDLALIQSDEDPASMLSDEESASLLSDEIPTVFPAEDPSETIPTKNQTDVPKLNKVSKQKDKRIVKPRKNYKSGKSKFYECETCSYRTNRGYNIKRHIAKHGSTELELHVCVISGCGFSTPRWDNLCRHVKRVHSETATPTGDYW; translated from the exons ATGGCCGATCCAGTGAGACTGATAGGTGCAAAGAAGAAGCCAAAATCCAGCAAATTATACGGCTGCCCGCAGTGCAGTTACAAAGCCAATCGGGCTTACAACGTCCAAAGGCATCAGGCCAAACATTTCGAGAAACCTCCAAAGGAACTACAACATATGTGCCAGCATGCTGGCTGCTCATTTTCAACATTGCGTTGGGACAATCTAAACCGACACATACAAAGAGTACATGGAGTAACAAAGCCTAGAAACGAGAATGCAGAAGAATTGAAAAAGGAGGTAATCAAAGTAAAGCCATTACATTTGGAGGATCCATCATCAGCGGTGATGGATGATGAGGATTTAGCATTAATACAAAGTGATGAGGATCCAGCATCAATGCTAAGTGATGAGGAGTCGGCGTCATTGCTAAGTGATGAGATTCCAACTGTGTTTCCAGCTGAGGATCCTTCCGAAACAATCCCTACTAAAAACCAAACGGACGTACCAAAACTAAACAAGGTATCCAAACAGAAAGACAAGAGAATCGTTAAACCAAG aaaaaactacaaaagtggtaaaagcaaattttatgAATGTGAAACGTGCAGTTACCGCACAAATCGTGGCTATAACATTAAGAGACATATTGCCAAACATGGATCCACAGAATTAGAGCTACATGTGTGCGTAATCTCTGGTTGCGGCTTCTCAACTCCACGTTGGGATAATCTATGCAGACACGTTAAACGGGTTCATTCAGAGACTGCCACACCTACAGGGGACTATTGGTGA
- the LOC117782199 gene encoding alpha,alpha-trehalose-phosphate synthase [UDP-forming] 56 kDa subunit: protein MPDTEIIVTNAGEPSTKASLIVVSNRLPFVLTRNSKTKELERKASAGGLVTAVCPVVIKGNGLWVGWSGIHLEDPNEAIPESNPYDQTPTAGLKSDQVVSVNIDAKIFDSYYNGCCNKIFWPLFHSMPGRANFGGEHWHDYVTVNKHFAVRTIEALEKCLANKNGSEKNPPIVWIHDYHLMLAANWVREHAEEKNLPCRLAFFLHIPFPPWDIFRLLPWSDEILQGMLGCDLVGFHIQDYCLNFVDCCQRNLGCRVDRNNLLVEHGGRTVRIRPLPIGIPYERFVNLAQNAPKVLKTSKQQIILGVDRLDYTKGLVHRLMAFEALLLKYPQHKEKVSLLQISVPSRTDVKEYRELKEEVDQLVGRINGRFTTANWAPIRYIYDYVSQDELAALYRDAAVCLVTPLRDGMNLVAKEFVACQINEVPGVLVISPFAGAGEMMHEALLCNPYEVNEAAEVIHRALTMPEDERVLRMARLRRREAECDVSHWMRCFLKAVGALEMDDVGTTIMQPVSVDDFDDYLLKYIGYNHKLALLLDYDGTLAPIAPHPDLATLSPEIKNVLFKLSNHSDVYVAVISGRNVDNVKKMVGIEGITYAGNHGLEILHPDGSKFVHPMPIEYEDKVSHLLKALQDSVCRDGAWVENKGSLLTFHYRETPVQLRPDMVDKARSLIEKYGFRATEAHCALEARPPVQWNKGRASIYILRTSFGVDWNERIKIIYVGDDLTDEDAMVALKGMARTFRVTSSDIVKTAADHRLPSTDSVYTLLKWVERHFMGRKARANSLTYRPTKGDGVQMQMSLEVASSANSLDV from the exons ATGCCCGATACGGAGATTATTGTGACAAATGCCGGGGAGCCTTCGACGAAGGCGAGTCTCATCGTAGTCTCGAATCGTTTGCCATTCGTCCTGACACGTAATTCTAAAACCAAGGAGTTGGAACGTAAGGCCAG tGCTGGCGGTCTTGTTACGGCCGTCTGTCCGGTTGTCATCAAGGGCAACGGCCTTTGGGTGGGCTGGTCTGGCATACATCTAGAAGATCCCAATGAGGCGATACCCGAATCAAATCCCTACGACCAGACGCCCACAGCTGGACTTAAATCCGATCAAGTTGTCTCCGTTAACATTGATGCAAAAATCTTTGATAGCTATTACAATGGATGCTGCAACAAGATCTTCTGGCCGCTCTTCCACTCGATGCCAGGACGTGCCAATTTTGGCGGAGAACATTGGCATGATTATGTTACGGTCAATAAACATTTCGCTGTGCGCACCATTGAGGCACTGGAGAAGTGTCTGGCCAATAAAAATGGCAGCGAGAAGAATCCTCCGATTGTTTGGATACACGATTATCATTTGATGTTGGCAGCCAATTGGGTGAGGGAGCATGCCGAGGAGAAGAATCTGCCCTGCCGTCTGGCATTCTTCTTACATATACCTTTCCCGCCCTGGGACATCTTCCGTCTGTTGCCCTGGTCCGATGAGATATTGCAGGGTATGCTTGGCTGTGATCTCGTTGGCTTTCACATTCAGGATTATTGCCTTAATTTTGTGGACTGCTGCCAGCGTAACCTTGGCTGTCGTGTGGATCGCAACAACTTGCTGGTGGAGCACGGTGGACGCACAGTCCGTATCCGTCCACTGCCAATTGGCATTCCCTACGAGCGTTTTGTTAACCTGGCCCAGAATGCACCCAAAGTGCTGAAGACCTCGAAGCAACAGATTATTTTGGGTGTGGATCGATTGGATTACACCAAGGGATTGGTACATCGTCTGATGGCTTTTGAGGCCTTGTTGCTTAAATATCCGCAGCACAAGGAGAAGGTCAGCTTGCTGCAGATCTCGGTTCCCTCACGCACAGACGTCAAGGAGTATCGTGAGCTCAAGGAGGAAGTGGATCAACTGGTTGGACGCATCAACGGACGCTTTACCACTGCGAACTGGGCTCCCATTCGCTACATTTACGACTATGTGAGTCAGGATGAGCTGGCAGCGCTCTATAGGGATGCAGCTGTGTGTCTTGTGACGCCTCTTAGAGATGGTATGAATCTGGTGGCCAAGGAATTTGTTGCGTGCCAGATTAATGAGGTGCCCGGTGTACTGGTCATCTCTCCTTTCGCTGGTGCTGGCGAGATGATGCACGAGGCGCTGCTATGTAATCCTTATGAGGTGAACGAGGCCGCCGAGGTCATACATCGTGCCCTGACCATGCCCGAGGATGAGCGTGTGCTGCGCATGGCGCGTCTGCGACGTCGTGAGGCGGAGTGCGATGTCAGCCACTGGATGCGCTGCTTCCTCAAGGCAGTGGGCGCCCTGGAGATGGATGACGTCGGCACCACCATCATGCAGCCTGTCTCTGTGGACGACTTTGATGACTACTTACTCAA ATACATCGGTTATAATCACAAGCTGGCCTTGCTATTGGACTATGATGGTACCCTGGCACCCATTGCCCCACATCCGGATCTGGCCACGCTTTCGCCAGAGATTAAGAATGTGCTCTTCAAGCTGTCCAATCACTCGGATGTCTATGTGGCCGTCATCTCGGGACGGAACGTGGACAATGTTAAGAAAATGGTTGGAATTGAGGGCATTACCTATGCCGGTAATCATGGTCTGGAGATTCTGCATCCCGATGGCAGCAAATTTGTCCATCCCATGCCCATTGAATACGAGGACAAGGTGAGTCATCTGCTCAAGGCACTACAGGATTCAGTTTGTCGCGACGGCGCCTGGGTGGAGAACAAAGGATCTCTGCTCACGTTCCATTATCGAGAGACGCCTGTACAGCTGCGACCCGATATGGTCGACAAGGCGCGTAGTCTGATTGAGAAGTACGGCTTCAGAGCAACGGAGGCGCACTGCGCTCTCGAGGCACGTCCTCCAGTACAGTGGAACAAGGGTCGTGCATCCATTTACATATTGCGCACATCCTTTGGTGTGGATTGGAATGAGCGCATCAAGATTATCTATGTGGGTGACGATCTTACTGACGAGGATGCCATGGTG GCGCTCAAGGGTATGGCGCGTACATTCCGTGTCACATCCTCGGATATTGTGAAGACCGCTGCCGATCATCGTTTGCCCTCGACTGACTCCGTGTATACGCTGCTCAAATGGGTGGAACGACATTTTATGGGCCGCAAGGCGCGGGCCAATTCCTTGACTTATCGACCCACCAAAGGCGATGGtgttcaaatgcaaatgtccCTCGAAGTTGCCTCGTCAGCCAACAGTCTCGACGTGTAA
- the LOC117782202 gene encoding uncharacterized protein LOC117782202 isoform X3, whose product MADPVRLIGAKKKPKSSKLYGCPQCSYKANRAYNVQRHQAKHFEKPPKELQHMCQHAGCSFSTLRWDNLNRHIQRVHGVTKPRNENAEELKKEVIKVKPLHLEDPSSAVMDDEDLALIQSDEDPASMLSDEESASLLSDEIPTVFPAEDPSETIPTKNQTDVPKLNKVSKQKDKRIVKPRQKKLQKW is encoded by the exons ATGGCCGATCCAGTGAGACTGATAGGTGCAAAGAAGAAGCCAAAATCCAGCAAATTATACGGCTGCCCGCAGTGCAGTTACAAAGCCAATCGGGCTTACAACGTCCAAAGGCATCAGGCCAAACATTTCGAGAAACCTCCAAAGGAACTACAACATATGTGCCAGCATGCTGGCTGCTCATTTTCAACATTGCGTTGGGACAATCTAAACCGACACATACAAAGAGTACATGGAGTAACAAAGCCTAGAAACGAGAATGCAGAAGAATTGAAAAAGGAGGTAATCAAAGTAAAGCCATTACATTTGGAGGATCCATCATCAGCGGTGATGGATGATGAGGATTTAGCATTAATACAAAGTGATGAGGATCCAGCATCAATGCTAAGTGATGAGGAGTCGGCGTCATTGCTAAGTGATGAGATTCCAACTGTGTTTCCAGCTGAGGATCCTTCCGAAACAATCCCTACTAAAAACCAAACGGACGTACCAAAACTAAACAAGGTATCCAAACAGAAAGACAAGAGAATCGTTAAACCAAGGCAA aaaaaactacaaaagtggtaa